A stretch of the Duncaniella dubosii genome encodes the following:
- a CDS encoding GNAT family N-acetyltransferase — protein MSKRDEIKKIWTECFKDSREYVDMFFDQVYRDDEAMLLTDQSGSAVSSLLLQRYAMSFHGSEAPVSYIAGAATRRSKRGQGYMSSLMIDALRESAVRGDMLCSLIPADEALFFFYRRYGFSTVFYTKEQRFTAFHSFPVKGDYHHVENDASDEVWCAFDRFQRRRQCYVLHSRRDFFNILSDLKSDNGNFVVMARDDEDSGSEIVSMAWAVRHDDILLVTDVMGEDSDARSGALRQLRCLNGDMPVLLYGHPDDSMGGRLMPRGMGRFVNVGKALEIIAASDPKFKTCIKVSDELLPEYNSHTFIVADGRCEIDDAYGGKLDFDVTVDVFADIVFSSSAIGSIIRFPSVRPMISLMLD, from the coding sequence ATGAGTAAGAGAGATGAAATAAAGAAAATATGGACAGAGTGTTTTAAAGATTCGCGTGAGTATGTCGATATGTTTTTCGATCAGGTCTACCGCGATGATGAAGCTATGCTTCTGACCGATCAGTCCGGTTCGGCTGTCAGCAGTCTGTTGCTTCAGCGCTATGCCATGTCATTTCACGGATCGGAAGCGCCCGTGAGTTATATTGCCGGGGCGGCGACCCGTCGGTCGAAACGCGGTCAGGGCTACATGTCCAGCCTGATGATTGACGCTTTACGTGAATCGGCTGTCAGAGGTGATATGCTGTGCTCTCTGATTCCGGCCGACGAGGCTTTGTTCTTTTTTTATCGCAGATATGGATTCTCTACGGTGTTTTATACAAAGGAACAACGTTTTACCGCATTTCATTCATTCCCGGTCAAGGGAGACTACCATCATGTGGAAAATGATGCGAGTGATGAGGTCTGGTGTGCGTTTGACAGGTTTCAGCGTCGTCGGCAGTGCTATGTTTTGCATTCCCGACGCGATTTCTTTAACATTCTGTCCGATTTGAAGTCAGATAATGGCAATTTCGTAGTAATGGCTCGTGATGATGAGGATAGTGGAAGCGAGATCGTTTCTATGGCATGGGCGGTACGGCATGACGATATTCTTCTTGTGACAGATGTGATGGGCGAGGATTCCGATGCCCGTTCCGGTGCATTGAGGCAGTTGCGCTGTCTTAATGGTGATATGCCCGTTTTGCTATATGGTCATCCTGACGATTCAATGGGAGGGCGATTGATGCCAAGGGGTATGGGGCGTTTTGTCAATGTAGGGAAAGCTCTTGAGATTATAGCAGCTTCCGATCCGAAATTCAAAACTTGTATCAAAGTATCCGACGAGCTTCTCCCGGAATATAATTCTCACACATTCATTGTGGCTGACGGTCGATGTGAAATTGACGATGCTTATGGCGGAAAACTCGATTTCGATGTCACGGTCGATGTATTTGCTGACATTGTTTTCAGTTCGTCTGCAATAGGTTCCATAATCCGCTTTCCGTCAGTGAGACCGATGATAAGCCTCATGCTTGACTGA
- the yihA gene encoding ribosome biogenesis GTP-binding protein YihA/YsxC → MIINSARFVISNAVVRKCPKDSRHEYAFIGRSNVGKSSLINMLTGNKGLAKTSSTPGKTLLINHFLVNDEWYIVDLPGYGFALRGKSQREALEKMIKGYILNRKEMTNLFVLIDSRHKPMKIDLEFFDWLGENGVPFSIVFTKLDKMGSQAGKRNVEEYCKILLETWEELPPVFLTSSETRRGRDELLDYIEQLNRLPLE, encoded by the coding sequence ATGATCATTAATTCAGCACGTTTCGTAATATCAAATGCCGTAGTCAGGAAATGTCCTAAAGATTCGCGTCATGAATACGCTTTCATCGGGCGCAGCAATGTCGGCAAATCATCACTGATAAATATGTTAACCGGCAACAAGGGTCTTGCAAAGACATCGTCGACCCCGGGGAAGACATTGCTTATAAATCATTTTCTTGTCAATGACGAGTGGTATATTGTCGACCTTCCCGGCTATGGCTTTGCATTGCGTGGGAAGTCTCAGCGCGAGGCTTTGGAGAAGATGATTAAGGGGTATATCCTAAACCGTAAGGAAATGACGAATCTTTTTGTGCTTATTGACTCCCGCCATAAGCCCATGAAAATTGATTTGGAGTTTTTTGACTGGCTTGGCGAAAACGGAGTCCCCTTCTCGATAGTATTTACAAAACTTGACAAGATGGGCTCACAGGCAGGTAAACGCAATGTTGAAGAGTATTGCAAGATACTCCTTGAGACTTGGGAGGAGCTGCCCCCTGTTTTCCTGACATCAAGCGAGACCCGTCGCGGTCGTGACGAACTGCTTGATTACATAGAGCAGCTCAACAGACTCCCCCTTGAATAG